From Vogesella sp. XCS3, the proteins below share one genomic window:
- the hutI gene encoding imidazolonepropionase, which produces MHQPDQSLWINARLATCDAANPAPYGALEGHALWLKEGRIHTVLPQAEALQAFGQAGSVHDAQGRWVTPGFIDCHTHLVYGGNRAAEWEKRLTGVPYQQIAAEGGGIISTVRATRSLDEDELALASLPRLKALMKEGVTTVEIKSGYGLTLADELKQLRAARRLAAALPVEVATTLLSAHALPPEYAGQADAYIDYVCHTIVPAAAAEGLAEAVDVFCEGVGFSPAQTRRVFDAARAHGLQLKGHVEQLSNLHGAALVAEFGGLSADHIEYLDDAGVAAMAQAGTVAVLLPGAYYFLRETQKPPVDKLRAAGVAMAVSTDLNPGTSPFASLRLAMNQACVLFGLTPEEALLGATRHAAQALGRGHSHGKLAAGCVADLLLWDIEHPAEIVYGLGTNPLKQRVFRGVVQSIE; this is translated from the coding sequence ATGCATCAGCCCGACCAGTCCTTGTGGATCAACGCCCGCCTCGCCACCTGCGACGCGGCCAACCCCGCGCCCTACGGCGCGCTGGAAGGCCATGCGCTATGGCTGAAAGAGGGCCGTATCCACACCGTGCTGCCACAAGCCGAGGCGCTGCAGGCTTTTGGCCAGGCCGGTAGCGTGCACGACGCGCAAGGCCGCTGGGTCACGCCCGGTTTTATCGACTGCCACACCCACCTGGTGTACGGCGGCAACCGCGCCGCGGAATGGGAAAAGCGCCTCACCGGCGTGCCCTACCAGCAAATCGCGGCCGAAGGCGGCGGCATCATTTCCACCGTGCGCGCCACCCGCAGCCTGGACGAAGACGAGCTGGCGCTGGCCAGCTTGCCACGGCTGAAAGCGCTGATGAAGGAAGGCGTCACCACCGTCGAGATCAAGTCCGGCTACGGCCTGACGCTGGCCGACGAGCTGAAACAGCTGCGCGCCGCGCGCCGTCTGGCTGCCGCGCTGCCGGTAGAAGTGGCCACCACGCTGCTGTCAGCGCACGCGCTGCCGCCGGAGTACGCCGGCCAGGCCGACGCCTATATCGATTACGTATGCCACACCATCGTGCCGGCCGCTGCTGCCGAAGGTCTGGCCGAAGCGGTGGACGTGTTCTGCGAAGGCGTGGGCTTTTCGCCGGCGCAAACCCGCCGCGTGTTCGACGCCGCCCGCGCCCACGGCCTGCAGCTGAAAGGCCACGTCGAGCAGCTGTCCAACCTGCACGGCGCTGCGCTGGTGGCCGAGTTTGGTGGCCTGTCGGCCGACCATATCGAATACCTGGACGACGCGGGTGTGGCCGCCATGGCGCAGGCCGGCACCGTGGCCGTGCTGCTGCCCGGAGCGTATTACTTTTTGCGCGAAACGCAGAAGCCGCCGGTGGACAAACTACGCGCTGCCGGTGTGGCGATGGCGGTGTCTACCGACCTCAACCCCGGCACCAGCCCGTTTGCTTCGCTACGGCTGGCGATGAACCAGGCCTGCGTGCTGTTCGGCCTGACGCCGGAAGAAGCCCTGCTGGGCGCCACTCGCCACGCGGCGCAGGCGCTGGGGCGCGGCCACAGCCACGGCAAGTTGGCCGCAGGCTGCGTGGCCGACCTGCTGCTGTGGGATATCGAGCACCCGGCCGAAATCGTGTACGGCCTGGGCACCAACCCGCTGAAGCAGCGCGTGTTCCGTGGCGTGGTGCAAAGCATTGAATAA